A stretch of Fusarium fujikuroi IMI 58289 draft genome, chromosome FFUJ_chr10 DNA encodes these proteins:
- a CDS encoding related to O-dinitrobenzene,calcium and zinc resistance protein: MSTKKSMRSIMARITGQHRPRLTIRPDYDYVFVSGSGEDAKGQYLRGKLSLFIPEGQNITSVQLKLTSRMWLGDHKVDAEEAVKWQRGESTVHQWKPFNVNDKIGEPFKNGKNFEWAFELFIRGDQEESFKGCTRCSITYLLEAWTVDGNSSNSFKTFSPIRIIRTPGFSSYELMDPTTVQGKWSEKAEYNVSIRHRAIALGGLIPIEAHLAPLDPAAKITQARFFLREKHDVANEPDVEEPGYEGQRIVTEWPLELSDEPQQRWQQCLHLPIAVRNCSPDFSVCGVSISHSLHFEATITNNGVTTEEEISMPIHLFISPELPVNGWGVFVRDHVIAAKEVKSLLAEGISVPPKYCKGDFVVEDHEVPPPAYSEA; the protein is encoded by the exons ATGTCGACCAAAAAGTCAATGCGGTCTATCATGGCCAGAATAACAGGTCAACACCGACCTCGCCTCACGATACG ACCGGACTACGATTATGTCTTCGTTAGCGGAAGTGGTGAAGATGCAAAAGGCCAATATCTTCGCGGCAAGCTATCACTCTTCATCCCAGAGGGACAAAACATCACCAGCGTTCAGCTGAAGTTAACTAGTCGAATGTGGCTTGG AGACCACAAGGTTGACGCCGAAGAGGCTGTAAAATGGCAACGGGGTGAGAGTACCGTTCATCAATGGAAGCCATTCAATGTCAACGATAAAATCGGAGAGCCGTTTAAGAATGGCAAGAATTTTGAATGGGCTTTTGAGTTGTTCATTCGAGGTGATCAGGAGGAATCGTTCAAGGGTTGTACGCGATGCAGTATCACATACCTACTTGAAGCATGGACGGTGGATGGAAATTCATCGAACAGCTTCAAGACGTTTTCACCGATTCGAATCATTCGTACACCGGGGTTCTCTTCGTACGAACTCATGGATCCGACGACTGTGCAGGGGAAGTGGTCTGAGAAAGCGGAGTACAACGTATCCATTCGACATCGAGCGATTGCGCTGGGAGGATTGATTCCTATCGAAGCTCACCTTGCGCCGCTCGACCCGGCGGCGAAGATTACACAAGCCAGATTTTTCTTGCGGGAAAAGCACGACGTGGCGAATGAGCCTGATGTAGAAGAGCCCGGGTATGAGGGACAGCGGATAGTGACGGAGTGGCCGTTGGAGTTGAGCGATGAACCTCAGCAGCGGTGGCAGCAATGTCTACACCTGCCAATCGCTGTGAGGAACTGCTCGCCTGACTTTTCAGTTTGTGGAGTCTCCATCTCGCATTCGCTGCATTTTGAGGCTACGATAACTAACAATGGCGTCAcgacggaggaggagatctcAATGCCAAtacatctcttcatctcgccGGAACTGCCAGTGAATGGCTGGGGTGTTTTCGTGAGGGATCATGTCATTGCTGCAAAGGAGGTTAAGAGCCTTTTGGCAGAGGGTATTAGTGTTCCGCCGAAATACTGCAAGGGGGACTTTGTGGTGGAGGATCATGAGGTTCCTCCTCCAGCGTATAGCGAAGCATGA
- a CDS encoding related to carboxylesterase: MTATISHESLNATLTGLRTSDVIQFRGIPYGRILRRFAAPEKLDRYPRFLDCTNFGPRCPQVAVDVGHLLRIPPEHRFPDEPEDEFKCTNLDVVLPDRGPDVANSNLPVLVWIHGGSQAVTFGSAASGVCDMSKIVADSLHLGKPIIAVSVQYRLNVFALGNGEGPTNLALRDQELALQWVQDHISGFGGDPNMITLAGESAGAIYCHAHLVANARVRQVILSSGSLFLSPPQPRHLVESFRDTVSTNLKDIDRTHDLETASASNVVEAVRRSGLQSFFLEWEESFNAWQTKTGCAERVLLSDVTKEGAIYQAGVWATDPDDIAKAFDASEQYGDELKKLYHIYPDRPSSCKTGALDFINDYKYLLPVQLLERSFEDANKPAFRCLIDEANPWQPSSGAHHAVDLVLLFGGFDLSFAPSAERVGQAMREAWIKFTCGGDPWSGAMDKYYGFGPHGSIKTLEDWEVQSRRRIGLAEKLSEMESSLLDKTSRGLAAGKVSLLN; this comes from the exons ATGACCGCAACCATCTCTCACGAGTCACTGAATGCCACACTCACAGGCCTCAGGACTTCCGACGTGATTCAATTTCGGGGCATTCCGTATGGCCGAATCCTGCGACGATTCGCCGCGCCTGAGAAGCTAGACAGGTATCCCAGATTTCTCGACTGCACTAACTTTGG ACCTCGGTGTCCGCAAGTCGCTGTCGATGTCGGACATTTGTTGCGCATCCCTCCAGAACATAGGTTCCCAGACGAACCGGAGGATGAGTTCAAATGCACCAATCTAGACGTCGTATTGCCTGACAGAGGACCAGACGTGGCAAACTCAAATTTACCGGTCTTAGTCTGGATACATG GAGGCTCACAAGCCGTGACATTTGGAAGCGCTGCATCTGGAGTTTGCG ATATGAGCAAAATAGTAGCTGACTCCCTCCACCTGGGAAAGCCAATAATCGCTGTATCCGTTCAGTATCGACTTAATGTCTTTGCTCTGGGCAACGGAGAAGGGCCTACAAACTTAGCGCTTCGTGATCAAGAGTTAGCTTTGCAGTGGGTTCAAGATCATATTTCaggctttggtggtgatccG AATATGATTACTCTAGCGGGTGAGAGTGCCGGGGCGATTTATTGTCACGCCCACCTTGTTGCAAACGCGCGCGTGCGACAAGTCATTCTCTCATCTGGCTCATTGTTCCTGTCGCCACCTCAGCCTCGACATTTGGTAGAAAGTTTTCGGGACACAGTTTCCACGAACTTGAAGGACATTGATCGAACGCACGATTTGGAAACTGCATCTGCAAGCAATGTTGTTGAGGCAGTCAGAAGATCTGGTCTGCAGTCATTTTTCCTCGAATGGGAAGAATCTTTCAATGCTTGGCAGACCAAGACGGGCTGTGCAGAGAGAGTACTCCTCAGCGATGTAACGAAAGAG GGAGCCATTTACCAAGCTGGAGTATGGGCAACAGACCCAGACGACATAGCGAAAGCCTTTGATGCGTCCGAGCAATATGGCGACGAGCTCAAGAAATTGTATCATATCTACCCCGACCGACCTTCATCCTGCAAAACAGGGGCGTTGGACTTCATCAACGACTACAAGTACCTACTACCAGTCCAGCTGCTCGAGAGATCCTTCGAAGATGCAAATAAGCCTGCTTTTAGGTGCCTGATTGACGAAGCAAACCCATGGCAGCCTTCTAGTGGAGCTCATCACGCCGTCGACCTCGTTCTCTTGTTCGGAGGCTTCGATCTGAGCTTTGCGCCTAGTGCTGAGCGCGTTGGCCAGGCTATGCGCGAGGCGTGGATCAAGTTTACATGTGGCGGGGATCCATGGTCTGGCGCGATGGACAAGTATTATGGGTTCGGTCCTCATGGGAGTATAAAGACTCTTGAAGATTGGGAGGTTCAGTCACGGCGACGTATTGGACTAGCGGAGAAGTTGAGTGAGATGGAGAGCTCGTTGTTGGATAAGACATCTCGTGGGCTCGCTGCTGGAAAAGTGAGTTTGTTGAACTGA
- a CDS encoding probable endopolygalacturonase, whose amino-acid sequence MTKLGFALLAALAGSAIAVPAPAVTQAPDVHAYAKRATSCTFSGSDGASKASKSQAACATIILNNVAVPSGETLDLSKLKDNTKVIFKGTTTWGYKEWKGPLMKISGNKITVEGSGAVLNAGGEKYWDGNGGNSGKTKPKFFAAHKLTDSKINNLYVKNTPVQAVSINGVNGLTINQFTLDNKDGDSKGGHNTDAFDIGSSTGVTITGAKVYNQDDCVAVNSGKNIIFQNGYCHGGHGLSIGSVGGRDDNIVDNVQFLNSEVVNSANGIRVKTMKNTTGKVNKVTYSDITLSGITKYGILIEQNYDGGDLHGEPTSGLPITGLTLKNIKGKNGVSSSGKNAAIVCGSSGCKNWTWQNVQVTGGKKYDSCKNVPSVASC is encoded by the exons ATGACTAAACTCGGCTTCGCTCTCCTCGCTGCCCTGGCCGGCAGCGCCATCGCTGTCCCCGCCCCAGCAGTCACCCAGGCCCCCGACGTCCACGCCTACGCCAAGCGCGCCACATCCTGTACATTCTCCGGCTCCGACGGCGCCTCCAAGGCCAGCAAGTCGCAAGCCGCGTGCGCTaccatcatcctcaacaacgTTGCTGTCCCCAGCGGCGAGACCCTGgatctcagcaagctcaaggacaaCACCAAGGTCATCTTCAAGGGAACCACTACCTGGGGCTACAAGGAGTGGAAGGGGCCTCTTATGAAGATCTCTGGAAACAAGATCACTGTTGAGGGATCTGGTGCTGTGCTTAATGCTGGTGGTGAGAAATATTGGGATGGAAATGGAGGAAACAGTGGAAAAACAAAGCCCAAGTTCTTTGCGGCTCATAAGCTTACTGACTCCAAGATTAACAATCTTTATGTCAAGAACACTCCTGTTCAGGCTGTGAGCATCAACGGTGTTAATGGTCTTACTATCAACCAGTTCACTCTTGATAACAAGGACGGTGACAGCAAGGGCGGTCACAACACTGATGCTTTTGATATCGGTTCTTCCACCGGTGTTACAATCACCGGTGCCAAGGTCTACAACCAAGACGACTGTGTTGCCGTCAACTCCGGAAAG AACATCATCTTCCAGAACGGCTATTGCCACGGTGGCCACGGTCTCTCCATCGGCAGTGTCGGTGGCCGCGACGACAACATCGTCGACAACGTGCAGTTCCTCAACTCCGAGGTCGTCAACTCCGCCAACGGCATCCGCGTCAAGACCATGAAGAACACCACCGGCAAGGTCAACAAGGTCACCTACTCCGACATCACCCTCTCCGGCATCACCAAGTACGGAATCCTCATTGAGCAGAACTACGACGGCGGTGATCTCCACGGCGAGCCCACCAGCGGTCTTCCCATCACCGGCCTCACCCTTAAGAacatcaagggcaagaacGGTGTTTCTTCCAGCGGCAAGAATGCTGCTATCGTCTGTGGAAGCTCAGGTTGCAAGAACTGGACTTGGCAGAATGTTCAGGTCACTGGTGGTAAGAAGTATGATAGCTGCAAGAACGTTCCCAGTGTCGCTTCTTGCTAA
- a CDS encoding related to tubulin-tyrosine ligase, with protein sequence MHVYVHSANPWLDGHVQECIKRHVPDAICHKNFTDIPEDADTVYQLLNGWELNHHFAVLNRAKHGLLNAYPNSDALARKDHMASVVDYWITKRPESVLKGHSPATVKLSLDYSEYVEDALAAADDLTLLYSLEDNEAKDSSERSWWILKPAMIDCGHGIRIFSTIDELAGNLELAADISEEDEESEEDAETPDTKFESDDSAEGFKPSLSAPGLDSLDALITATGKLSVQGTNKIQDLVIDENERIPSALLREFVAQQYIVNIPPIDGRKWHVRAYVLSVGRLKVHVFNEMLALLALDDYEPPWKNPSLKSSLTNTALQDEEEFTSKESMRDFWKIEDDLLPGDWKKRVFDQACQISGELLRAAAHTMADKFTPLDKCFELFAIDFLIDSKGTAWLLEVNETPAFYEQGYAGELAQRLMESLICVTLEHMGMADMENEKNVEARGRMVEVLDATKELAKSNITEILPGDL encoded by the coding sequence ATGCACGTATACGTTCATAGCGCCAATCCCTGGCTGGACGGCCATGTACAAGAATGCATCAAACGACACGTACCGGACGCTATCTGCCATAAGAATTTCACCGATATTCCAGAAGATGCCGACACTGTGTATCAGCTTCTTAATGGATGGGAGCTGAACCATCACTTTGCAGTACTGAACAGAGCCAAACATGGACTCCTCAACGCGTACCCCAACAGCGATGCATTGGCTCGAAAAGACCACATGGCAAGTGTCGTCGATTACTGGATTACCAAAAGGCCAGAAAGTGTGCTCAAAGGTCATAGCCCTGCGACTGTGAAGCTATCCCTCGACTATAGTGAGTATGTCGAGGATGCGTTGGCTGCAGCTGATGATTTAACTCTGCTGTACTCGCTTGAAGATAACGAAGCAAAGGACTCATCGGAACGAAGTTGGTGGATTCTTAAACCTGCCATGATTGATTGCGGTCATGGTATTCGAATATTCAGCACCATTGACGAGCTAGCGGGTAATCTTGAACTTGCTGCCGATATTTCcgaggaggacgaagagagcGAAGAAGACGCTGAAACGCCGGATACCAAATTCGAAAGTGACGACAGCGCTGAGGGTTTCAAACCAAGTCTATCGGCACCTGGACTTGATTCGCTAGATGCCCTGATCACAGCAACTGGAAAGCTCTCCGTCCAAGGAACAAACAAGATACAGGATCTGGTCATCGACGAAAACGAGCGCATCCCATCAGCCCTTCTTCGAGAGTTCGTCGCCCAGCAATACATCGTCAACATTCCACCCATCGACGGCCGAAAGTGGCACGTTAGAGCCTACGTTCTCTCCGTCGGTCGTCTTAAAGTCCACGTCTTTAACGAAATGCTCGCGTTACTAGCCCTAGACGACTATGAACCTCCTTGGAAGAATCCCAGTCTCAAATCATCGTTGACCAACACCGCtctccaagatgaagaggagttCACCAGTAAAGAATCCATGCGAGACTTTTGGAAGATCGAGGATGATCTACTTCCTGGTGACTGGAAGAAAAGGGTCTTtgatcaagcttgtcaaaTCTCAGGAGAGTTACTTCGTGCAGCCGCTCACACAATGGCTGATAAGTTCACACCATTGGATAAGTGCTTCGAGCTCTTCGCCATTGACTTTCTGATCGATTCCAAAGGGACGGCGTGGTTGTTGGAAGTTAATGAAACACCGGCGTTTTACGAACAAGGTTACGCGGGGGAACTTGCGCAGCGGCTCATGGAGTCGTTGATCTGTGTGACGTTGGAGCACATGGGGATGGCTGATatggagaatgagaagaatgtCGAGGCGAGAGGGAGGATGGTGGAGGTTTTGGATGCGACGAAGGAGTTGGCGAAGAGTAATATTACGGAGATTCTGCCGGGTGATTTATAG